The following coding sequences are from one Aethina tumida isolate Nest 87 chromosome 2, icAetTumi1.1, whole genome shotgun sequence window:
- the LOC109606518 gene encoding uncharacterized protein LOC109606518 encodes MPSDFLWDHDRCLDLIAEYSKYENLWNPKDKNFFNNSMKEQTWNQISQKFGRDLDEVKRKMESLKSSFRRESLRVRRGRATSWFGFEALKFLNKGRKKIEPETPEIVKSEIEIQENNLEYDQSPNQSDDEFDDEPESPAPAVKMERKRFVSYRQPQKRVKSYIEDPRINEVFNIIKNLRPKRDETSVFVEHVAFKLRKFNDHLRAEVEHQINNILYSAETGTLSYTVPSNKI; translated from the exons ATGCCTTCCGATTTTTTGTGGGACCACGACAGATGCCTCGATCTAATCGCGGAGTACAGTAAGTACGAGAACTTGTGGAATCCTAAGGACAAGAACTTCTTCAATAATAGTATGAAGGAGCAGACATGGAATCAAATCTCACAAAAGTTCGGCCGTGATTTGGACGAGGTGAAGAGGAAAATGGAAAGTTTAAAGAGCTCGTTTAGAAGGGAATCGTTGAGAGTGAGGCGAG gAAGAGCTACATCATGGTTTGGTTTTGAAGCATTGAAATTTCTTAACAAAGGAAGAAAGAAAATTGAACCTGAAAca ccCGAAATCGTCAAGTCCGAAATCGAAATACAAGAAAATAACTTGGAGTATGATCAGTCACCCAATCAATCAGATGATGAATTTGATGATGAACCTGAGTCGCCTGCCCCAGCTGTAAAAATGGAAAGAAAACGTTTCGTATCTTATAGACAACCACAGAAAAGAGTGAAAAGTTATATCGAAGATCCCAGAATTAATGAAGTgttcaacataattaaaaacttgcgACCAAAACGTGATGAAACCAGTGTATTTGTTGAACACGTTGCGTTTAaacttagaaaatttaatgatcATTTGAGGGCTGAAGTTGagcatcaaataaataatattttgtatagtgCAGAAACGGGGACTCTCAGTTATACTGTTCCTTCTAATAagatttaa